In Jatrophihabitans sp., a single genomic region encodes these proteins:
- a CDS encoding tryptophan 7-halogenase yields the protein MKRSFGFMYHRAGEENRPEEINQFGTLAPPVGPDSHLFRQDIDAYFAALAVEYGATFHAQTRISEIDFGDDEVELRAESGVTYRAKLLIDASGMRSMVSDQLGMRDEVPRFRTDTRAIYTHMMGVRSTDLLLDPEARRALSTPLGQSTMHHVFDGGWMWIIPFSNHRDATNPLTSVGLMLDRRKHPNPSGTPDEEFRRIISAYPTIERHFADANAARPWTRSGRIQYSSPHLIKPRLIQLPHAGAFIDPLYSSGMSVLIVAIDLIAEELLKAVAENDYEVERFKFMEDVVNRGFDHYDTMVSGAFDSFASYDTWNAWNRNWMMGSLLGTFGPLSLLMHYRKTKDRSYLEKTTEPSRMGVLGSHLRGVVEVAQASRADMDAAISGEITHHEASERIFARFRTVDFLPPYMGFGDPERTTTATFTLIPGARHVNWYRMHGDAAYRDNCTFPLLTYALDGASFVTGEARDAGRRSVAALRDVFFANNREWRHTAMALAAHPELATPVPTIVPSAIESAELKRVKDHHDATPRNGVG from the coding sequence GTGAAACGCTCCTTCGGCTTCATGTATCACCGCGCCGGCGAGGAGAATCGGCCTGAGGAAATCAACCAGTTCGGCACTCTGGCACCGCCCGTGGGCCCCGACTCGCACTTGTTCCGTCAGGACATCGACGCCTACTTCGCGGCACTCGCAGTCGAGTACGGGGCGACCTTCCACGCCCAGACACGTATCTCCGAGATCGACTTCGGCGACGACGAAGTCGAGCTGCGTGCGGAGTCCGGCGTCACCTACCGTGCGAAACTCCTGATCGACGCCTCAGGCATGCGGTCCATGGTCTCGGACCAGCTCGGCATGCGCGATGAGGTGCCGCGCTTCCGCACCGACACGCGCGCGATCTACACCCACATGATGGGCGTCAGAAGCACTGATCTCTTGCTGGACCCCGAGGCCAGGCGCGCGTTGTCCACTCCGCTCGGCCAGTCAACGATGCACCACGTCTTCGACGGCGGCTGGATGTGGATCATCCCGTTCTCCAACCACCGTGATGCCACCAACCCGTTGACGAGCGTCGGGCTGATGCTCGACCGGCGCAAGCACCCCAACCCATCCGGGACGCCGGATGAGGAGTTCCGCCGGATCATCTCCGCCTATCCAACCATCGAAAGGCACTTCGCCGACGCGAATGCCGCACGGCCTTGGACCAGGTCGGGTCGTATCCAGTACTCCTCGCCGCACCTGATCAAGCCCCGCCTGATCCAACTCCCTCACGCGGGCGCGTTCATCGACCCGCTCTACTCCAGCGGCATGTCGGTGCTGATCGTCGCGATCGATCTGATCGCCGAGGAGCTGTTGAAGGCTGTCGCGGAAAATGACTACGAGGTCGAGCGATTCAAGTTCATGGAAGATGTCGTCAACCGCGGGTTCGACCACTACGACACGATGGTGTCAGGCGCCTTCGACTCGTTCGCGAGCTACGACACCTGGAACGCCTGGAACCGCAACTGGATGATGGGGAGCTTGCTCGGCACGTTCGGTCCGCTGTCGCTCCTTATGCACTACCGGAAGACGAAGGATCGCTCCTACCTCGAGAAGACCACCGAGCCGAGCCGGATGGGCGTGCTCGGCAGCCACCTACGGGGCGTGGTCGAGGTGGCCCAAGCCTCACGTGCCGACATGGACGCTGCGATATCGGGAGAGATCACCCACCACGAAGCGAGCGAGCGCATCTTCGCTCGGTTCCGCACGGTCGACTTCCTGCCGCCGTACATGGGTTTCGGGGATCCTGAAAGGACCACCACGGCCACGTTCACGTTGATCCCCGGCGCCCGCCACGTCAACTGGTACCGGATGCACGGAGACGCGGCGTACCGCGACAACTGCACCTTCCCGCTGTTGACCTACGCACTCGACGGTGCGTCCTTCGTGACGGGCGAGGCGCGCGACGCCGGCCGGCGGAGCGTCGCTGCCTTGCGTGATGTCTTCTTCGCCAACAACCGCGAATGGCGCCACACCGCGATGGCGCTCGCCGCGCATCCGGAACTCGCGACGCCTGTTCCGACAATCGTGCCATCCGCGATCGAATCGGCCGAGCTCAAGCGGGTCAAGGACCACCACGATGCCACTCCTCGCAACGGTGTCGGATGA